The Vibrio agarivorans genome contains the following window.
TTCATTGTTATTCTCCAATTCTTTTCACACGCTGTGCTTTATCTCTGTCGCGCGAATCATTTTTTAACGCGCGGATTGTACCACAGGTAATTCGGTTAATTTACTGCTCACCAAGCCATTGGTTCCACAATCGTGTCACTTGTTGGCGCTCACCGACAAAACGGTCATCGGCAACATCGGCATCAAGGTTCAATAGGTTGCGATGATGGATTTGATCGCGCATCGTTGTGTAGGCTTGTGTGATCGCCATTGCGTCCACTTCTTCCATGACCCCTTGCGCCATCAGCGATTCAAAGATTCGCACATTATCGGACCAACGAGTCAGTTTCGGCGTGGCATGGCTCTCTTTTAAGACTAGATATTGCGCCAAAAATTCAATGTCGGTGATCCCGCCTTGGTCTTGCTTCAACATAAAGCGCCCGGCTTTCTTGCCCCCTAGGTGATCACGCATCTTGATGCGCATCTTTACAACGTCATCTCTCAATTTAGCAGGGTCACGATCAAGACCTAATATATCGTGGCGCGTTGCCGCAAATGCCTGTTGTAGTGGCGCGTCGCCATAAATCATGCGGGCTCTGACTAAAGCTTGATGCTCCCATGTCCATGCATCTTGATGTTGGTACTCGTCAAACGCGTCTGTTGGACTAACTAACAAGCCCGATGCGCCCGATGGCCTTAAGCGCGTATCCACTTCGTATAGAATTCCTGAAGCAGTACGAGTTGAAAATATATGAATGATTCTCTGTGCCAGACGCAGATAAAACTGACGCCCATCGATCTCTTTCTTACCGTCAGTGTAGACATTCACTGGGCAATCATGCATGAAGACAATATCAAGGTCAGAGTTATAACCCAGCTCCCAACCACCCACTTTTCCGTAGCCGACAACGGCAAAACCTTTGCCCTCACGATCTTTAACGTGGGTTGGTTCACCATACTTTTCAGCCATTTGCTGCCATGCTTGATGCACAACAGCTTCGACGATCGCTTCAGCAAGATAGGTTAAGTGATCACTCACTTTCATTACCGGAAGCACGCCCGCGATATCTGCCGCCGCAATCTTCAAAATACAGATCTGTTTGAACTGGCGCAGCGCTTCCATCTGCTGCTCCATATCGTCTTCAGGTATACGGGCCAAATAGTCGCGCAATTCGCTGCGGTACGCATCAAGCTCAATCGGGTGATACAAATGCTGCGGGTCAATTAGCTCATCCAACAAGATTGGATAGCGACTCAACTGCTCTGAAATCATCGGGCTTGCGGTACACAAACGAACTAACTGAACTAACGCAGCAGGATGCTCATCAAGAAGCTCAAGATAAGTGGTTCGAGTCACAATATTGTGTAGCAAGTGCAGCACTCGTGGCAGACCAAATTGCGCATCAGGATGCTGATAAATCGCTTCAAATACTTTTGGCATCAAGCGGTTGAGTACCTCGCGCCCACGTGGTCCGAGTGTTTTCTTGGCTAAGTCCTGCTTAAATCGGGTGATTACGCTGCGCTGAGACTCTGGCTCTTCAATGTTAAGGTCTTGCTGCAATATATGATCAATCACATCATCTTTATCGGCCATATCCCACAATTCATGGAAGTGCTTGGCTATCGACTCGCCACACTCCTCTTCGTCATAACCGATTAAGGCTTCAAACACTTTGTGAACATTCGCCATGTGCTGACGTGTGTGTTGCGTCAAGACATCCCAGTTTTCATGCCCCATGGCTGTAGCAAGTTTTAACTGCTCCAAATCACCGTCAGGTAAGGTTTGCGTTTGCTTGTCCGCCATCGCTTGCAATAAGTTTTCTAGGCGACGTAAATAAGCGTAGGCCTGCTGCAGCTCTGCCACCTCACCACACTGTAATAGGTCTAGCTCATCAATGGCTTGCAGTGTTTCTAGTAAACCACGGCCGCGCAAACTTGGCTCTCGCCCACCTCGAATCAACTGGAAAACCTGTGCAATAAACTCAATTTCACGGATACCACCGGCACCGAGCTTGATGTTATTAGATAGGCCGCGACGACGCACTTCACTGCTGATCATCGACTTCATACGACGCAGTGATTGGATCGCACTAAAATCGATATAACGGCGGAAAACAAATGGGCGCAGCATTTTACGCAGCTCTTGATACTCTGGGTACATCTCACGCCCCATCACTCGCGCTTTGATCATCGCATAGCGTTCCCAGTCACGCCCCTGCTCTTGGTAATAATCTTCCAGCGCGGCATAACTCATTACTAGAGGACCACTTTCACCAAACGGTCGTAGACGCATATCTACGCGGTAACAGAAACCATCGAAGGTCTGCTGATCGAGCGCTTTAATAATCCGTTGCCCTAAACGGGTAAAGAACTGGGCATTGGCTATGGAGCGACGTGCACCTTGGGTTTCGCCGTTTTCAGGATAAGTGAAGATTAAGTCAATATCGGAAGAGAAATTCAGCTCACCACCACCCAGCTTACCCATGCCAATAATGAGCATCGGTTGTGCTTCGCCTTGCGCGTTCATCGGGGTGCCCCACTCACTGCAGCAAGCATCGTATTGCCAACGATAAGTCTCAAAGATCATCGACTCTGCCAATTGGGAAAGATGTTCCAAGCTCTCTTCTAGCGCCCAGCTCTGAGTGAAATCACGCCATGCGATGTAAACCATCTCACGGTTTCTAAACTGACGAAGTACACGATGCCCGCCCATCTCATTGACACTGTTTTCCAATAGCTTGGCCAGTCGCTCACGATAACCCGAAGCTCGCTCTGGGCTTTGCAGCATATCTGGAAGCAAGGCACCAAGTTCATCATCGCGGACTAAAGCATCAACGATAAACTGACTTAACCCTGCGACATACTCGAGTTGGCTGCGCATCGGCTCAGACCATGATTGAAACCATGCTTTATCAACAAGTGTTTCTAATGCGCTTTGTGAGTGCGTAAGTAAAGCTGAAGGGAGCTGTGGTATAGCTGGCAACGTCATGAGCAGTCCTTGTAACCCAAAAGAGTTGATATTACTCATAGCTTAACGTAATCAGAGGCTTGAGCAATAAAAAAGCCCACCGGAATCGGTGGGCTGAGCGGTAGATTCAATAATTAAACTTTAAAAGAAGCAATTTTGGCATCTAGCTCTGTGGCATTCGCCTGCATGAGCTCAGAAGTTTCAAGCAACTCAGCCATCACGGTGACAGAGCCATCAACCAACTCTCGGACATTGGTTAGGTTTTGATTCATCTCTTCTGCTACACCACTTTGCTGACCGGCAGCGGTCGCTATCTGGAAGTTCATATCATTGATTTCGCTAACTTGGTTAACGATACCATCAAGCTCAGTGCCGGCATTGGTGACCAAATCGACACTCTCTGCCGCTTCCACCACGCTTTTTTCCATTAGCTCTACTGCACTGTTAGCGCTGTCTTGTAGCTGCGTGATCATGTCTTGAATTTCAATCGTCGCTTTTTGGGTACTTTGAGCCAGGTTACGCACTTCATCCGCTACCACAGCAAAACCACGACCCGCTTCACCCGCACGCGCCGCTTCTATCGCTGCATTCAATGCAAGAAGGTTAGTTTGCTCTGAAATACCCTGAATCGTGCCGACAACGCTGCTAATAGCGGCGACTCGCTCTTCGACCTTATTCACAGCGCCAGCTGACTGGGCGATGTCATTAGATAGTTCACTGATCTTGGAAATCGTGCCACCTACAAACTCTTGACCGCGTTGCGCTTGCCCTGAAGCACTTTCCGTCAACGATGAGGCTGTCTGAGCATGATCTGCCACAGTTTGAACGGTCGAGCTCATCTCGCTCATCGCCGTGGCCAGTTGATCTATCTCATTAAACTCTTCTTGTGCCGCTTCCTTCGTCTCAGCCATGCTCAGCGTCATCACTTCAGTGAGTGAGATCAACTCTTGTGAAGCACTAATTTGTGTTTTGATTACATCCTGTAATTGGAAACGAGTGGTTTCGAGTTCACGAGCCACATCACCGTACTCGTCTTTGCACTCCATATCGATTTTTTGCGAAAGATCTTTACCCGCCATAGTCTGAATCGACTCACTCAAATATTGAGTCTGGCGCAGCATAACGCGAGCGGCAAATAGCAATAGAGAAATGAAGATAACGATCATGACGCCCGTTTGCCAAACCACTTGTACAAGATACTGCTCGTAATGGTGCTGAGCGAGATTGGCATCTTGAGTCGCCGATAGAAGGGCTTGATAGAAGGTGCTCGCATCCCACAGCTGTTTTGCCACAAGCAATACAGTGCTGAACACCATCAACATGATCATTTTCGGCACGAGTCGCGCATCAGTGATGAGCTTTTCCCAAGGTTTGAAACTGAGTTTATTCATGACACTACTCCACGAATTGAGTGCAATATTGAGGATCACACTCAGATTAATTTACGGTAATCATTACTGGGGTTAGCGGAAAATTTATACAGAACTTGAGTATTTTTGGTCGACTGAACATGGGGGGAGACGTCAGATAAGACTGTTCGTTGCTGATTTAATTCGCGCTGTTTAATTAGTCACAGCATATCAAATTCAATTAGCGAAAGGGGTGTGATATTACTCCAAAATGACAGGAGTTATCGGTTCTGTGAGCGAGCACATTAAGTGCCAGTAACACGGCGTCAAAAAACAAACGGGACTCCATTCCGAAGTCCCGTTTATCACAACTTATTGTAAAGCACTTTGCACATTACATATGAAAGGCGACATTAATCACGCCAATATGGTTGCGTGTCGACACTGATGCGACGTGTCTGCTCCATAGCGTGCAAAATAGAGGTCTCTTGTCGCTGCAGCCAGCGTTTTAACTGATCCAGTTCATCACCCTCGAGCTTATCAAGGAAAGTCTCGAGTTGTTTCAACATTTGTAAGTCGACGATACCTTGCATCAAATCAGCCCACGGAAGACGGAAGCGGTTACGATCTTCTGCATCATATAAGTTCGCAAAACTGACACCGGTATAAAGGTTACGCATCAAACGATACTGTTGGTCAATATACTCTTGGCGACATAGCTCTTTCTCCGGCGGGAACGCTTCCACCAGCTCAGCCCATGTACGATCGAGTTGTTTACCCGAAAAGGCCACAATATTACTCGCCATTTTTTCGCGGGCTTTGTCGTCTAGGAAAGGCTGCCAACCGCGGGTCAAAATCCAGCGGCTCAAATCCAGCAACAAACCGGTATAACGTGCAGAGGAGAGTAACGTTAAACTCTCTTCACGCTCTGGCAATTGCGCTTCAACCTGTTTCAGTTCTTCAACAATAAACTTGCGGGCATCGAGTTTGCGCAGCACATGGCCTTTGTCTTCAAGCAGGTCTTCAAGGCAGTCATAGTCATCTAGCCATTCAAGCTCTTGCTCAAGCCACTTAAGCTCTTGGCGCAGCAGTGCACTTGCGCGACGTGGTACGACACCGCCGTACACCGTAAAGATTTGGCGAATGTAGCTAATCGCATGACGAATTTCATGCAGCGCTTCAATAGAAGGGCGCTCGATATAAATCTGCTCGTGGTAGTGCCAATGAGATAGCGCATGCTCAAGCGCGTTAACTAAACAGGTTTCTACACTGTCACTCGATTGAGTATTAACGAGCGGCAGTGGTACAACCTCATCGCTTTCATGACCATACGCCAAGCGATAGCCTTTTGCTGCTTTGCTCATATTACCAAGGCGCATACCTCCATCTTCGGAGAATGCTCGAGCGAGTGTGAATAGTGCTTCGGTTTGGCCTGACTTAAGCTCCAGCTCCACCTCACAAATCGGCTCTTGTTTATCACCAGACTCAACCAGACCTTGGTCAAAGGCCACTTCCACTTGGCTGCCATCTGGCATACCAATAAGCCACTGCTCACGAGTGAAATTGGTTGAGAAAATCGGGATCAACTGCGCTTGAACCTCTTCTACAGTACGGCCTTCTGGCCATATTTCTGTAGGGTGAAGTGTCAGTTCAGGTTTGTTAGATGTGTGTTCAGCGTTGAACTCAGGACGCTGGTGCAGGCCAGCAACAACACGGCCTGACGTTTTGACGGTTTGTACGAACACACCATCAAAGCAGCGAATTCTTAAGCCTATGTCGTGACGACGTAGCCAGTTATCCGCAGTATCGAAGTAGGTATTTCCCAGTTCTCGACAGCTATGCTGAAGTACTTTGGTTTCATCGAGTTTTGCTCGCAAAGTATCGGAAAAATCAGATGAAACAAAAAACTTCAACTCTATCTCGGTTTCCATATATCCACCTTATAAAACAGATAGGTGAAGCATATTGCTTAACTGAGGGATCAGCAAGAAGGAAATAACACCTGAATGATGATCTAAAACAGTTTTAATGTGGCATTTTATGGGTTAACATTCGCGCCTTTATAGCCATCGTTCAACATTTCGCCAGATTATGGCCTATGTTTTTTTTAGGGTTATAGCAATTAGGTTTTAAAACCATGCCAGTAAATACCATTATGGGGTTGTTCGCAAAGTCCCCTATTAAACCTTTGCAACGTCACGTTGTATGCGTGAATGAATGCTGCTCTCACTTAATCAACTTCTTTGAGGTTTCTTCAAAGGGTGATTGGGAAAAAGCATCTGAAATTCGTGCTCAAATCTCGCATCTTGAAAAAGAGGCGGATGTACTAAAGCGTGAGATCCGTTTGAAACTACCACGTGGATTGTTCTTGCCAGTCGATCGTACTGACATGCTTGAGCTTCTCACGCAGCAAGACAAACTAGCCAACCTTGCCAAAGATATTGCTGGCCGAGTTTACGGTCGCCAGCTCATCATTCCTGAACCTATGCAACAGAACTTCATCGCTTATGTTAAGCGCTGTCTCGATGCTGCTGATCAAGCTCAAAAAGTGATTAATGAGCTAGATGAACTGCTAGAAACCGGTTTTAAAGGCCGTGAAGTCACCCTCGTTGCAGAGATGATTCACCAATTAGACGTGATTGAAGATGACACTGACTCAATGCAGATTGAGTTGCGTCAACAACTGATGGCTCTCGAAGATAGCCTCAGCCCAATCGACGCTATGTTCCTCTATAAGATTTTAGAATGGGTGGGCGGAATCGCAGACCAAGCTCAACGTGTTGGAGCACGTCTAGAGCTTATGCTTTCTCGTTCATAATTCAGAAACTAACACTGAGTAACGAAGGTCATTCAAATTATCGGCAATGCAATCGCAGTGACGCGGATTATTGCGCCCGTTTTTTGTCTGTCCCGCTTGTTACAAACAACTAGGTAATACAATGGATATCCTCGCTAACTACGGTACTATCCTAATTCTGATCGCAGCTCTCTTTGGTTTTATGATGGCTGTGGGTATCGGTGCAAATGACGTAGCGAACGCTATGGGCACCTCAGTTGGTTCAAAAGCACTGACTGTAAAACAAGCGATCATCATCGCGATGATCTTCGAGTTTGCCGGCGCTTACCTTGCCGGTGGTGAAGTAACTGATACCATCCGTAAGGGTGTTATTGATACCACACTATTTGCTGATAAGCCTGATGTGCTTGTGTTCGGCATGCTGTCTGCGCTTCTTGCTGCGGGTACTTGGCTGCTGCTTGCGTCATACATGGGTTGGCCGGTTTCAACCACTCACTCAATCATCGGTGCGATCATCGGTTTTGCTTGTGTATCCGTGGGTACAGAAGCGGTTGACTGGAGTAGTGTTCAAGGCATCGTTGGCAGCTGGATTGTTACCCCATTGATATCGGGCTTCTTTGCCTATCTTATCTTTGTCAGTGCACAACGTCTGATTTTTGATACTGAGCGCCCTCTGATGAATGCAAAGCGTTTTGTGCCTGTGTACATGTTCATCACGACGATCGTGATTGCCCTTGTTACTATCAAAAAAGGCCTAAAACACATCGGTCTGCACCTATCAACGGGTGAAGCTTGGATTGCAGCGATTGCTGTTTCAACTCTCGTGATGGTCGGTGGCTATGTTTACATTCAGAAGAAGTTTGCCAACCGTGAAGACGACCACAGCTTTGCTGGTGTTGAAGGCATCTTCTCTGTACTGATGGTTATCACTGCGTGTGCAATGGCATTTGCTCACGGCTCAAACGACGTAGCGAACGCGATTGGCCCTCTGTCGGCAGTAGTATCAACCGTAGAGCACATGGGCGAAATTACCGCTAAAAGCCGTATTGCATGGTGGATCCTTCCTCTGGGTGGTGTCGGTATCGTTGTGGGTCTAGCGACACTAGGCCACAAAGTAATGGCGACAGTAGGTACTGGTATTACTGAACTTACACCTAGCCGTGGTTTTGCCGCTCAGCTTGCTACTGCATCAACGGTTGTTCTAGCGTCTGGTACTGGCCTTCCAATCTCGACGACTCAAACACTAGTCGGTGCGGTTCTGGGTGTGGGTTTTGCTCGTGGCATCGCTGCGCTAAACCTTGGCGTTGTTCGTAACATCGTTGCGTCTTGGATTGTTACACTGCCTGCAGGTGCCCTGCTTGCCGTTGTCTTCTTCTATGGAATTCAAGCAGCATTTGTTTAACGCTTACTGACGTAAAGTCCAGTAAAAAGTCAGAGTCAAGTTAAGACAATGTCATTATTGACTCAAACGCACATTAAGGGAGGCTTTGCCTCCCTTCTTTGTTGCACCGAGGCTTGAAAATTCTTACTATCTCTTCAGTTTTATCGTTCTGTCTCACTCAGACTCGAAACCGCTATAGAAAGCTCGTAGCCGTTAGACAGACAAACCCCCTATTGGAAGGATTACCCGTGAAAAAGCTGATCTATCTGGTTTTACTAGCTGTAACGTCTGTTTCTACAGCTTTCGCTCAAGACCACTACATCGCAGATAAACTGTTTACGTACATGCACTCAGGCCCAGGTACCGAGTTTAGAATTATTGGCAGCGTTAACGCCGGTGATAAAGTTCAACTAACAAACACTAACCGTGCAGCAGGCTACAGTGAAGTTGTAGATAGCCGAGGCCGTAAAGGCTGGGTCGAAAGTAAGTTTGTTACGACTCAACAGAGCATGGCGATCCGACTACCTAAAGTAGAAAAAGAGCTTGCACAGGCGAACGAAGCCTTATCAAATGCTCGCTCATCGGCAGACAGTGAAAAAGCGGGGTTAATTGACTCACTAGAGGCACGCAATCAGCAACTGTCTGAGCTTGAAGAGACCAACACAGAACTGAACAAGCAGCTAACGACATCACAGACAGAGATTCGTGAGCTTCGCGCTCGTTTAGATACGCAAAAAGAAGACCTACTGCTTAAGTACTTCATGTATGGTGGCGGTGTTGCTGGTCTTGGCCTGTTGTTTGGCTTGCTCCTTCCACACATCATGCCACGTCGTAAAAAGTCTCCTGCAGGCTGGGCATAGTGATTTAGCTAGACAATTATCAATACACTAGGTAATTGCCACGGTGCTATACAACAGTACTTCAATAAAAAATGGTCGCGAAATGCGACCATTTTTTTATCTATTTGTCCGCAGAGAGTTGTCCGCAGACAGCAAAATACGTTAGCCTTTCCAGTCATACAGGGCTGGTATACGTAAGCGCTCACCTTCGAAGCGAATCACACATGATTGTGGCTCTATACTTTCCAGCACCACGCCCCCATTCAACTCATCCCCTTGCATGTATTCAACATCATTAATCTTAACCCAGCGCTTATCCTCTGCGCGTGAATAGACATGGGTTTGAAAATTCATTGCAGGCAATCGCCCATAATAATCGTTACTGTTTTGCGCCAAAGCGATAACACGCTGTTGTGATGGTGTTGTCGCTATCTGAGTAGAGGTGTTTGACGTGGGTTCATTTGTGGTTGACGGCTGCGACATCACTGACTGCAGGCGCTGAGCTATCTCTGGGGATAGCTGACTCAAATCAAGGTTAGCTAACGGATCATCAGCAATAACCTCCGCCCCACTCGGCGAGGTCACTGGTGGTATATTCGATTCAGTTTCTGGCAATAAACTGTATGAATCACTTTGATGATGAGCAACAGCAGGTTTTTTAGGCACGCTGACGAGCGCTTGCAGAGGTGCTACCTGAGAAAGAGTATATGCCACATCAATACGCTCTATCTGCTGGACAACCTCAACCTCTTGCTGAGATTGAAGACTACTATGAACACGGTAGTCTTGAACGTATTGAGCGCCAAAGTAAGCGATCGAGCATAAGCTCGGGAGCAACAACGCGAAGCTTGCAAGAGGCCAAGAAAAGCGCGGAGCCGTTGCCAGAGCTTGAACAGGCGCATAAGACGAGGTTGATGCCTGTGTGTAGTGCTCTTGCTCTGAACGCTGTAAGGCGTTTAATACTTGCGACATTTACATCACCTCCTGATCAACAATCAGTGTTGGCGCTTGAGCCTGGGTCATAAGATCCAAGCGAGTGAGTGTTTGCTTACCCGCAATACCATCGACTGCCATCCCCTGCCAGCGTTGAAACGCTTCCACACGACGTTTTAGGCTGTCATCAAAAACACGCTTACTTTCCACTTGCTCACCGAACACTGCCGCTAATTTACTGTTCAGAGCCTCGATCGACTCACCTTGCATACCCTGGCGCAACGTCTCATCAAACTGACTCATCCACAGATAACGATATTCACCCGTCCACAGTTGCCCAAGCCACTCTAGCGGCAATGTCAGCTCTTTATCATCGATTAGCAATACAAATGACTCTGTCGTTAATTGATTGAGAACAGCAAAACGCTTTTGCCCATCAAGGCGCAAGGTCAATACCACTGGCATGTTGATATCAATCACATCTTTGATTGTGCCCAAGGCCATGCGGCAATTCATCACTGAATCAGACTCTTCTAAACATAAGGTATCAAACATAGACGCACGATAGCCCCATGTTTGATAAAGATCTCGAAGCGCGCCCTCTACCGTAAGCCCTTGACTAATCGTCGCCTTCGCTTCACTTGCGAGCGCTATCTGCTCGACGATTTCAACCTGAGGCTCACTGTCTATGACTGGTATCACTTGTGCTAATTGCTGCTGAGTAAAACGCTCTATATTCGGTAGTGCGGCATACGCGATACTGCATCCGATAGCCAATGCTGCTGCATATTTCCAGCCATGATTAACGGCTTTGCTTGGTTGCAAATGCGTGCTTGGCATCTGATAAGCCATAACCGATTCACAAGCCTGTGTAACAAGATTGACGGTTAACGCTGGCATTCCTGCATGATGTGCCATTTTTAAGCTCTCATCACATACGAGGTTGATGAGCCTTGGTATTCCTTGCGTGTAACGAGCTATCACACTCACCATTTTCTTTGAGAATAGAGTCACTGAACCGCCCGCTGTCGCTAAACGAAAACGGATATACGCGTCCGTTTCATCGGCATCTAGCGGCAATAAATGGTAACGGCCAGTGATGCGTTGCGCCAACTGGCGCAGCTGTGGCCACTGCAGTTTTTGCTGCAGTTCAGGTTGCCCTACCAGCAGAACTTTCAGCAGTTTTTGACTCTCTGTTTCTAAATTGGTAATTAGTCGAAGTTGTTCGAGCACATCTGGCGCGAGGTGCTGCGCCTCATCAATCACAAGCAGTGTTTGAACCCCTTGTGCATGGTTAGCCAATAAGTAGTGATGAATGGCTTGCGAGAGGTCTTTCAGGCTTGCATTCGCGGCGTACTCTATCGCGTATTCATCACACACAGCTTGCAATAGCTCAATCGACGAGAAGGTTGGGTTAAGGATTAATCCCGCCTTGGTGGCACTATCGAGGTTGGATAACATGGACTTAGCCACGGTTGTTTTCCCTGTACCCACCTCACCGGTCAGCATCGCCATACCGCCGCCCGATGTCAGGCCGGATTTCAGATAGGCAATCGCTTCTTGGTGTCGTTGACTAAGATAGAGATAGCGAGAATTGGGGACGATGGAAAACGGCCACTCCGAAAAGCCAAAATATTCTTTATACATCCCTTAACTCCCTATCATTGTTCAACTAAGGAAAGTACCATTAGTTGTCGTTAGCGCCAACGTCAAAGCGCTTATTATAAGGGGACATTGTGAAAATATATCTTGTTGGTGGGGCAGTTCGTGACCAACTCCTCGACCTTTCTGTTTACGATAAAGATTGGGTCGTTGTTGGAAGCACCCCTGAAGAAATGCTCTCACAGGGCTTTACTGCCGTTGGTAAAGACTTTCCCGTGTTCCTGCATCCTAAAACCAAACAAGAGCACGCCCTAGCGCGAACAGAACGTAAATCTGGCGCTGGATACACTGGCTTTGAATGCTTCTTTGATCAAAACGTCACGCTTGAGGAAGACTTACTGCGCCGTGACCTAACCATCAATGCCATAGCTCAAGACGAAGCCGGCAACTTATATGACCCATTTAACGGTCAACAAGACATCGATAATCGAATACTACGCCATGTCTCCGGCGCTTTTGTCGAAGACCCTTTGCGCGTGCTGCGTGTAGCTCGCTTTGCCGCAAAGCTCGCACATTTGGGCTTCACCATTGCTGATGAAACTATGCTTCTGATGCAGCAAATCAGCGTTTCTGGTGAGCTTGAGCACCTAACACCAGAACGCGTATGGCAAGAGTGGCATAAATCATTATCGACACAAAGCCCGCATATTTTCCTGTCAGTACTGCGAGAATGTGGCGCACTTGCAGTTGCTCTTCCCGAGTTGAATGCCTTGTTTGGTGTTCCTCAACCAGAGCAGTGGCACCCCGAAATTGATACGGGTATTCACACGCTGATGGTAGCAGAGCAAGCAGCACTACTAAGTGACTCTCTCCCTGTGCGCTTCGCCTCACAAGTGCATGACTTAGGAAAAGGGATCACCCCAAAATCTGAGTGGCCGAGTCACAAAATGCACTGCCACACTGGCGTTAAGCTGATTAAAAAATTATGCGACCGCGTTCGAGTTCCCAATGAGTTTCGCGATTTAGCAGTCATGGTTTGTGAGCAGCACTCCAATATCCATCGCGCCGCAGAACTCAAGCCGGCCACAATATTAAAGATCCTCAATAAGTTTGACGTTTGGCGTAAGCCGGAGCGTTTAAACGACATTTTACTTTGCTGCATGGCAGACAGCCGCGGAAGGACAGGGTTTGAAGATATTGAGTACCCACAAAAAGCATTATTCGAAGCCGCTTACCAATCCGCTTTAGCCGTGAATGTGCAATCGGTGATTGCCGATGGTTTTCAGGGAGCTGAGATACGTGCCGAGCTAGAACAACGCCGTATTGAAGCCATTAAAAACGCAAAAGAGCCAGTCTAATACTGGCTCTTGGTTCATATGTCACCTAATGCGACTTACGCATTTTGCTCGGTTAGTGACTCTTCCGGCTGTTTGTCTTTAATCAAACGACTGGTAATCGTACCGGCAGTCATTGCGCCTGATACGTTCAACGCAGTACGAGCCATATCAATCAGCGGTTCAATTGAGATTAGTAGCGCAGCAATCGTGACTGGCAAGCCCATTGCAGGAAGAACTATCAGAGCGGCAAACGTTGCACCGCCGCCGACACCCGCAATACCAAATGAGCTGATTGTGATGATCGCTACCAAAGACAAGATAAAGTTAATGTCCATTGGGTTGATACCCACTGTCGGCGCAACCATCACTGCGAGCATAGCTGGATAGATAC
Protein-coding sequences here:
- a CDS encoding methyl-accepting chemotaxis protein gives rise to the protein MNKLSFKPWEKLITDARLVPKMIMLMVFSTVLLVAKQLWDASTFYQALLSATQDANLAQHHYEQYLVQVVWQTGVMIVIFISLLLFAARVMLRQTQYLSESIQTMAGKDLSQKIDMECKDEYGDVARELETTRFQLQDVIKTQISASQELISLTEVMTLSMAETKEAAQEEFNEIDQLATAMSEMSSTVQTVADHAQTASSLTESASGQAQRGQEFVGGTISKISELSNDIAQSAGAVNKVEERVAAISSVVGTIQGISEQTNLLALNAAIEAARAGEAGRGFAVVADEVRNLAQSTQKATIEIQDMITQLQDSANSAVELMEKSVVEAAESVDLVTNAGTELDGIVNQVSEINDMNFQIATAAGQQSGVAEEMNQNLTNVRELVDGSVTVMAELLETSELMQANATELDAKIASFKV
- a CDS encoding inorganic triphosphatase, producing METEIELKFFVSSDFSDTLRAKLDETKVLQHSCRELGNTYFDTADNWLRRHDIGLRIRCFDGVFVQTVKTSGRVVAGLHQRPEFNAEHTSNKPELTLHPTEIWPEGRTVEEVQAQLIPIFSTNFTREQWLIGMPDGSQVEVAFDQGLVESGDKQEPICEVELELKSGQTEALFTLARAFSEDGGMRLGNMSKAAKGYRLAYGHESDEVVPLPLVNTQSSDSVETCLVNALEHALSHWHYHEQIYIERPSIEALHEIRHAISYIRQIFTVYGGVVPRRASALLRQELKWLEQELEWLDDYDCLEDLLEDKGHVLRKLDARKFIVEELKQVEAQLPEREESLTLLSSARYTGLLLDLSRWILTRGWQPFLDDKAREKMASNIVAFSGKQLDRTWAELVEAFPPEKELCRQEYIDQQYRLMRNLYTGVSFANLYDAEDRNRFRLPWADLMQGIVDLQMLKQLETFLDKLEGDELDQLKRWLQRQETSILHAMEQTRRISVDTQPYWRD
- a CDS encoding TIGR00153 family protein, which gives rise to MPVNTIMGLFAKSPIKPLQRHVVCVNECCSHLINFFEVSSKGDWEKASEIRAQISHLEKEADVLKREIRLKLPRGLFLPVDRTDMLELLTQQDKLANLAKDIAGRVYGRQLIIPEPMQQNFIAYVKRCLDAADQAQKVINELDELLETGFKGREVTLVAEMIHQLDVIEDDTDSMQIELRQQLMALEDSLSPIDAMFLYKILEWVGGIADQAQRVGARLELMLSRS
- the glnE gene encoding bifunctional [glutamate--ammonia ligase]-adenylyl-L-tyrosine phosphorylase/[glutamate--ammonia-ligase] adenylyltransferase; the encoded protein is MTLPAIPQLPSALLTHSQSALETLVDKAWFQSWSEPMRSQLEYVAGLSQFIVDALVRDDELGALLPDMLQSPERASGYRERLAKLLENSVNEMGGHRVLRQFRNREMVYIAWRDFTQSWALEESLEHLSQLAESMIFETYRWQYDACCSEWGTPMNAQGEAQPMLIIGMGKLGGGELNFSSDIDLIFTYPENGETQGARRSIANAQFFTRLGQRIIKALDQQTFDGFCYRVDMRLRPFGESGPLVMSYAALEDYYQEQGRDWERYAMIKARVMGREMYPEYQELRKMLRPFVFRRYIDFSAIQSLRRMKSMISSEVRRRGLSNNIKLGAGGIREIEFIAQVFQLIRGGREPSLRGRGLLETLQAIDELDLLQCGEVAELQQAYAYLRRLENLLQAMADKQTQTLPDGDLEQLKLATAMGHENWDVLTQHTRQHMANVHKVFEALIGYDEEECGESIAKHFHELWDMADKDDVIDHILQQDLNIEEPESQRSVITRFKQDLAKKTLGPRGREVLNRLMPKVFEAIYQHPDAQFGLPRVLHLLHNIVTRTTYLELLDEHPAALVQLVRLCTASPMISEQLSRYPILLDELIDPQHLYHPIELDAYRSELRDYLARIPEDDMEQQMEALRQFKQICILKIAAADIAGVLPVMKVSDHLTYLAEAIVEAVVHQAWQQMAEKYGEPTHVKDREGKGFAVVGYGKVGGWELGYNSDLDIVFMHDCPVNVYTDGKKEIDGRQFYLRLAQRIIHIFSTRTASGILYEVDTRLRPSGASGLLVSPTDAFDEYQHQDAWTWEHQALVRARMIYGDAPLQQAFAATRHDILGLDRDPAKLRDDVVKMRIKMRDHLGGKKAGRFMLKQDQGGITDIEFLAQYLVLKESHATPKLTRWSDNVRIFESLMAQGVMEEVDAMAITQAYTTMRDQIHHRNLLNLDADVADDRFVGERQQVTRLWNQWLGEQ